The proteins below come from a single Pleuronectes platessa chromosome 3, fPlePla1.1, whole genome shotgun sequence genomic window:
- the lbx1b gene encoding transcription factor LBX1b, with translation MMTSKEVAKCDAVENRRRSPLDHLPPPANSNKPLTPFSIEDILNKPSVKRSYTICGTAHLISSSEKHRPSSIPLSSRALLNQTSPLSALEELASKTFKGLEVSVLQAAEGRDGMTLFGQRTTPKKRRKSRTAFTNHQIYELEKRFLYQKYLSPADRDQIAQQLGLTNAQVITWFQNRRAKLKRDLEEMKADVESAKAVGQVPLEKLAKLADLEKCANGTLGHPRPASPARGGKRDHGLAQKLRTSPLSPFSDHTTSKECSEDEDVEIDVDD, from the exons ATGATGACATCCAAAGAGGTGGCCAAATGTGATGCAGTGGAGAACAGGAGGCGAAGTCCGCTGGACCACTTGCCGCCTCCTGCCAACTCCAACAAGCCGCTCACCCCCTTCAGCATCGAGGACATCCTGAACAAGCCGTCCGTGAAGCGCAGCTACACGATCTGCGGCACGGCGCACCTCATCTCGTCCTCCGAGAAGCACCGTCCGTCCAGCATCCCCCTGTCCAGCCGCGCTCTGCTCAACCAGACCTCCCCGCTCTCCGCGCTGGAGGAGCTGGCCAGCAAGACCTTCAAGGGGCTGGAAGTCAGCGTGCTGCAGGCGGCGGAAG GCCGGGACGGGATGACTCTGTTCGGCCAGAGGACCACCCCGAAGAAGCGTCGGAAGTCCCGGACGGCGTTCACCAATCACCAGATCTACGAGCTGGAGAAGCGCTTCCTGTACCAGAAGTACCTGTCCCCAGCCGACCGGGACCAGATCGCGCAGCAGCTCGGCCTGACAAACGCGCAGGTCATCACGTGGTTTCAGAACCGCAGAGCCAAGCTAAAACGGGACCTGGAAGAGATGAAGGCCGACGTGGAGTCGGCCAAGGCCGTAGGCCAGGTCCCCTTGGAAAAGCTCGCCAAGCTGGCGGACCTGGAGAAATGCGCCAACGGCACGCTGGGCCACCCGCGCCCCGCGTCCCCGGCGCGGGGAGGCAAGCGGGACCACGGGCTCGCCCAGAAACTGCGGACGTCGCCGCTGTCTCCGTTCTCAGACCACACAACGAGTAAAGAGTGCTCAGAGGACGAGGACGTGGAGATTGATGTGGATGACTGA